Proteins encoded by one window of Shewanella avicenniae:
- a CDS encoding sigma-54-dependent transcriptional regulator yields MNDIKLLLVEDDHGLREALIDTLMLADYQCVDVASGEEAIVALKKCSFDMVISDVQMDGIGGMGLLDHLKQYYPQIPVLLMTAYATIDNAVSAIKLGAVDYLAKPFAPEVLLNQVSRYLTPKKASGDPVVADEKSIALLELAKRVAQSDASVMILGPSGSGKEVLARYIHQKSARVDEPFVAINCAAIPENMLEATLFGYEKGAFTGAYQACPGKFEQAQGGTLLLDEISEMDLGLQAKLLRVLQEREVERLGGRKTIKLDVRVLATSNRDLKESIAKGEFREDLYYRINVFPLVWPALSQRPADIIPLAKHLISKHAKASHVTPVPQLDDGAIRKLLGHRWPGNVRELDNVIQRAMILQRNSIIEAGDIIIDLYDVTQPLDSRYAEPSSDALGDELKAQEHQIILETLTQCQGSRKLVAEKLGISARTLRYKMARMRDMGIDIPA; encoded by the coding sequence ATGAACGATATCAAACTGCTGTTGGTTGAAGATGACCACGGCTTGCGAGAAGCACTGATTGATACTCTGATGCTGGCGGACTATCAATGCGTTGATGTCGCCAGTGGTGAAGAAGCGATCGTAGCGTTGAAGAAATGCAGCTTCGATATGGTGATCAGTGATGTGCAGATGGATGGCATTGGCGGTATGGGCTTGCTCGACCATCTCAAGCAGTATTACCCGCAAATTCCGGTGTTGTTGATGACGGCTTACGCCACCATCGACAATGCTGTCAGTGCGATTAAATTGGGTGCGGTCGATTATCTGGCCAAACCTTTTGCGCCAGAGGTGTTACTGAACCAAGTGAGCCGCTATTTGACACCAAAGAAAGCCAGTGGTGATCCCGTCGTGGCCGATGAAAAAAGTATCGCACTGCTGGAGTTAGCTAAACGCGTGGCGCAATCGGATGCCTCGGTGATGATCCTTGGCCCGAGTGGTTCAGGTAAAGAGGTGTTAGCGCGTTATATTCATCAGAAAAGTGCCCGGGTTGATGAACCCTTTGTGGCCATCAACTGTGCTGCGATTCCAGAGAACATGCTAGAAGCGACCCTGTTCGGTTATGAAAAGGGCGCTTTTACTGGCGCCTATCAGGCTTGCCCAGGTAAGTTTGAACAAGCTCAAGGTGGCACCTTGCTGCTCGATGAAATCTCCGAGATGGATTTGGGTTTACAAGCCAAACTGCTGCGAGTATTGCAAGAGCGCGAGGTGGAGCGTTTAGGTGGCCGTAAAACCATCAAGCTCGACGTGCGGGTACTGGCAACCTCTAACCGCGATTTAAAAGAGTCGATTGCGAAAGGGGAGTTCCGTGAAGACCTTTACTACCGCATCAACGTATTCCCGTTAGTATGGCCTGCACTGAGCCAACGGCCTGCGGATATTATTCCATTGGCGAAACATCTAATCAGCAAACATGCCAAAGCCAGCCATGTGACACCGGTGCCGCAGCTGGATGATGGTGCGATTCGTAAGTTGCTTGGTCATCGCTGGCCGGGTAACGTGCGTGAACTCGACAACGTGATTCAGCGAGCGATGATTCTACAGCGCAATAGCATTATTGAAGCTGGTGACATCATCATTGACCTGTATGATGTGACTCAGCCGCTGGATAGTCGTTACGCCGAACCAAGTAGCGATGCGCTCGGTGACGAATTAAAGGCGCAGGAACACCAGATTATTTTGGAAACTCTGACCCAATGCCAAGGCTCACGCAAGCTTGTGGCCGAGAAGCTGGGCATCAGTGCGCGTACCTTGCGTTATAAAATGGCGCGCATGCGTGACATGGGGATTGATATTCCCGCTTAA